In one window of Aceticella autotrophica DNA:
- the queF gene encoding preQ(1) synthase, whose product MMNKYSEKRFDIYGYDKIDSEILETTVYEYPEKDTVIEYNTEEFSSVCPWTGLPDNARLTIKYIPSDKLVELKSLKYYLTSYRNVGILQEHAVNRILDDLVKLLAPKCMEVIGEFMERGGISTRVVAKYDSEDKS is encoded by the coding sequence CTGATGAATAAATACAGTGAAAAGAGATTTGATATTTATGGATATGATAAAATTGATTCAGAAATTTTAGAAACGACGGTATATGAGTATCCAGAGAAAGATACGGTTATAGAATACAATACCGAAGAATTTTCTTCTGTGTGTCCATGGACAGGCTTGCCGGATAATGCAAGATTGACGATTAAGTATATACCGAGTGATAAATTGGTTGAATTAAAATCTTTAAAATATTATTTAACATCATACCGAAATGTAGGAATATTACAGGAACATGCAGTAAACCGTATATTAGATGATTTGGTAAAACTTTTAGCTCCCAAATGCATGGAGGTTATTGGTGAATTCATGGAAAGAGGAGGTATTTCCACAAGGGTTGTTGCTAAATACGATAGTGAGGATAAAAGTTAA
- the trxA gene encoding thioredoxin, protein MLYLYCGITPYTGDKYRRLVLMKPISVTDATFENEVYNSDKPVLVDFWAKWCGPCRMMAPVLEEFSEEYSDHIKVAKLDIDENPLITTQYRVMSIPTLGIFVNGKLVDKLVGFMPKEELANRLSKYINA, encoded by the coding sequence ATGTTATATTTATATTGTGGAATTACCCCATATACAGGGGATAAGTATAGGAGGTTGGTATTAATGAAACCAATTAGTGTAACAGATGCGACATTTGAAAATGAAGTTTATAACTCAGACAAACCGGTATTAGTTGATTTTTGGGCAAAATGGTGCGGTCCATGCAGAATGATGGCACCTGTTCTTGAAGAATTTTCAGAAGAATATTCAGACCATATTAAGGTTGCAAAATTAGATATAGATGAAAACCCTTTAATCACGACACAATACAGGGTAATGAGCATACCTACCTTGGGTATATTTGTAAATGGTAAACTTGTTGACAAATTAGTTGGATTTATGCCCAAAGAAGAACTTGCTAACAGATTATCGAAATATATTAATGCATAA
- the amrA gene encoding AmmeMemoRadiSam system protein A, protein MGKLLSAYLMPHPPIIVPEVGHGEEKKIQKTIEALNIASKNIRELMPDTIIVISPHSYVFRDAVSIIMRSDLEGDLGKFAAGQVKFSFKNNIGLSKKILEKAKAHNIPIAAIDETILRKYSLPEDLDHGTLVPLYFVTKQYNDFKLVNLAYGFLPFEQLYEFGIAINEAIIESDNKVVFIASGDLSHKLTPNSPNGYTPNGKVFDELILNLLEDMKVKEIINMDKALIEDAAECGFRSICVLLGVLDAYEVKAKVLSYEGPFGVGYGVAEFIPEKEKSFGFMKILYNLKKERINEMRANEDIYVKLARKSLEYYLKNNKIMKVPEDLPMEMLNKKAGVFVSIHKDGDLRGCIGTIYPQRDNIADEIIRNAISAGTEDPRFYPVRLEELDDLEYSVDVLTQPESVLSIDELDPKKYGIIVKSGYRSGVLLPDLEGVNTVDEQISIALKKAGINPQEPYSIFKFKVVRHK, encoded by the coding sequence ATGGGTAAGCTTTTATCGGCATACCTCATGCCACATCCACCGATTATAGTACCCGAGGTTGGTCATGGGGAAGAAAAAAAGATTCAGAAAACGATAGAGGCATTAAATATAGCTTCTAAAAACATAAGAGAACTTATGCCTGATACAATTATCGTTATTTCTCCGCATAGTTATGTTTTTAGAGATGCGGTGTCAATAATAATGAGGTCTGACTTAGAAGGAGACCTTGGAAAGTTTGCAGCCGGACAGGTTAAATTTAGCTTTAAAAACAACATAGGATTATCTAAAAAGATTTTGGAAAAGGCAAAGGCACATAATATCCCTATTGCAGCAATTGATGAAACAATATTAAGAAAATATTCATTGCCGGAAGATCTTGACCACGGCACATTGGTACCTTTATACTTTGTCACAAAACAGTACAACGATTTTAAATTAGTAAATTTGGCATATGGATTTTTGCCTTTTGAACAGCTTTATGAATTTGGAATTGCAATAAATGAAGCAATAATTGAGTCAGATAATAAGGTTGTTTTTATTGCCAGTGGAGACCTTTCACATAAACTTACACCAAACAGCCCTAATGGGTATACCCCAAATGGTAAGGTATTTGACGAACTTATTTTAAATCTTTTAGAAGATATGAAAGTAAAAGAAATAATCAATATGGATAAAGCCCTTATAGAAGATGCTGCAGAATGTGGTTTTAGGTCTATATGTGTTTTGCTGGGGGTCCTTGATGCTTATGAAGTAAAAGCAAAGGTACTTTCATATGAAGGACCGTTTGGAGTTGGGTATGGTGTCGCAGAATTTATACCTGAAAAAGAAAAATCTTTTGGATTTATGAAAATACTGTATAATTTAAAGAAGGAAAGAATTAATGAAATGAGGGCAAATGAAGATATCTATGTAAAATTAGCAAGGAAAAGTTTAGAATATTATCTTAAGAATAATAAAATAATGAAAGTACCTGAGGATTTACCGATGGAAATGTTAAATAAAAAAGCGGGCGTTTTTGTTTCAATACATAAAGATGGTGACTTAAGAGGATGTATAGGTACAATATATCCTCAAAGGGATAATATTGCTGATGAAATAATAAGAAATGCCATAAGTGCAGGAACGGAGGATCCTCGATTCTATCCCGTAAGGCTTGAAGAACTAGATGATTTAGAATATTCTGTCGATGTTTTAACCCAACCGGAGTCGGTATTATCCATAGATGAACTTGACCCTAAAAAATACGGCATTATAGTAAAAAGCGGTTACAGGTCAGGAGTCCTTCTGCCGGACCTTGAAGGTGTAAATACAGTAGATGAACAAATCTCCATTGCTCTTAAAAAGGCAGGAATAAATCCACAGGAACCATATAGCATATTTAAATTTAAGGTGGTGAGGCATAAATGA
- the amrS gene encoding AmmeMemoRadiSam system radical SAM enzyme yields the protein MKEAMFYEKLDNNTVHCLLCPHDCMIKEGKYGFCNVRKNVNGTLNTENYGIVTAIALDPMEKKPLYHFYPGRYILSVGTFGCNLRCAFCQNWEISQQKLEGNFALPEQLIHIAKSQENNIGIAYTYNEPTIWFEYVIECAKAARENGLKNVLVSNGFINIEPLKELLKYIDAMNIDIKAFTDEYYRKLCYGKLDNVLRTVEVAAKSCHVEITTLLVTGENDNVDEMEKLAKWLSGINKNIPLHFTRYFPHYKMTNPPTPIETLKLVSETGKKYLNYVYTGNAPGFDNNTYCPVCGNLLIERNININIIGIKNNKCLKCGNEFYGFI from the coding sequence ATGAAAGAAGCAATGTTTTATGAAAAACTTGATAATAATACAGTACACTGCTTATTATGTCCTCATGATTGTATGATTAAAGAAGGTAAGTATGGATTTTGTAATGTGCGTAAAAATGTGAATGGTACCCTTAATACTGAAAATTATGGCATTGTAACAGCAATTGCCTTGGATCCAATGGAAAAGAAGCCTTTATATCATTTCTATCCCGGCAGATATATACTTTCTGTTGGAACCTTCGGATGCAATTTAAGATGTGCATTTTGTCAGAACTGGGAGATATCACAGCAAAAATTGGAAGGAAATTTTGCATTACCTGAGCAATTAATACATATTGCAAAGTCTCAGGAGAACAATATAGGTATAGCATATACTTATAATGAACCGACTATATGGTTTGAATATGTGATAGAATGTGCAAAAGCAGCAAGGGAAAATGGGTTAAAAAATGTGCTTGTTTCAAATGGATTTATAAATATTGAGCCATTAAAAGAACTGCTAAAATATATTGATGCAATGAACATTGATATAAAAGCATTTACTGATGAATATTACAGAAAGCTGTGCTACGGGAAACTTGACAATGTATTAAGGACGGTAGAAGTTGCGGCTAAATCTTGTCATGTTGAAATAACAACATTATTAGTTACAGGAGAAAATGATAATGTTGACGAAATGGAAAAACTTGCAAAATGGCTGTCAGGCATAAATAAAAACATTCCTTTACATTTTACGAGATATTTTCCTCATTATAAAATGACAAATCCACCTACACCTATTGAAACCTTAAAATTGGTTTCTGAAACGGGAAAGAAATATCTTAATTATGTTTATACAGGCAATGCCCCTGGGTTTGATAACAATACATATTGTCCTGTATGCGGGAATTTGCTGATTGAAAGAAATATCAATATAAATATTATTGGTATAAAAAATAATAAATGTTTAAAATGTGGAAATGAGTTTTACGGTTTTATATAA